AGCCTCTGTGTTGGTTTACACCACAATGCAGAACAAAGGGATGAATTCAGAAGGGTGATTTCTGTTCACACTCATGCAACTTGGGCTGCAACCCTCTCGTTTCCCTCTCCGCACGGACGcaaacaatgtaaatatatttgaaaatgatttattaatatgtttaaaaaaaaaaaaaaaaacagcgtttCGCAGATTATTATTTCATAGCTGCTGCAAAAGTTAAACCGTACCTGCCAGACTGGTACAGCTTTAGTAAGTTGAATTTCTCGGCAAATCGAGTTACCTGCTTTTCTACTCACGTTGTTTTTCGACCCGCGACTTCTGCCCCCGGTCCAAAAGTTAACCTGGAAGAACGAGAAAAACAACAGCCCGGCGGACCCGTTACCTCTCCGGTCACGTGTTTCTGGCCGGACGTGTTTACGCGCCGGACTACAAACATGGCGGCGCCCACCGCTCGGTGTGGATCGCTCCCGCAGACTGTAGGCTTGTGCGTGTACTTGTGAGCCAGGATGGGCGCGGTCAGACATGTCGTGTGCGCGATGTCCGGCGGGGTCGACAGCTCCGTCGCGGCTTTGTTATTAAAGCGGAGAGGTAGGAGGAACGGGGCTTATCTGATGTGTCCCCGCGTGTGTCCCCACGTGTGTCCCCGCAGCCTGACCCTCTGCTTGCCTTGTTAAGGGTACCGCGTGACCGGGGTGTTCATGAGGAACTGGGACTCCCTGGACGAGGGCGGGGTGTGCGCCGCGGAGAGGGACTGCGGGGACGCGCACAGGGTGTCGCGGTCCCTGGGCGTCCCCTTCCACCAGGTGTCCTACGTGAAGGAGTTCTGGCACGACGTGTTCAGGTAACCTGGTGCCGCCGATGGCCCTCGCCGCGGGACCGCTTTCTAATCCCCTTCTCCGCAGTCGGTTGCTACAGGAATACCAGCAGGGCAGGACACCGAATCCCGACATAATCTGCAACAAGCTCAtcaaatttgaacattttcacaagtACGCGCTCAACACGTTGGGTAAGTGAGGTCAATCCAGACCTGAGTTCGTATTCCACTTCGCCATGAGACTTAGTGATGTTTGCACGTCTTGACGCTGCAGGGGCGGATGCCGTAGCGACCGGCCACTACGCCAGGACTAATCAAGAAGATGAGGACGTCTTCCGGCAGATGCACATCCCTCGTCCGCAGACCCTCTTCAGAGATCGCTTTGAGATCAGAAACCGTAAACATTCACTCTCAAACGGCCCTGcctaaaatgtactttttcttcAGCTGATGGTGACCGGGGTGTTCCCTCTTTTGAAGCGGTGAGACTGTTCCAGGGCGCTGATCGCTTGAAGGACCAGACATTTTTCCTCAGCCAAATCCCTCAGGATGCCCTGCGGAGGACAATTTTCCCCTTGGCTGGTCTCACAAAAGACTTTGTGAAAAAAATCGCTGCTGAGGCAGGATTTCAACATGtcctgaaaaagaaagaggtATCCCTCAAAATTCCATTGACCCGCCTACTAGTTCAATTTCCTGCTTGTCAtctagatgatgatgatgatgaggatgctTTCTGGGTTTCctctaaattattatttttttttttattatcaactTAATgtgtataatttaatatttttttgcataaatgcaGTATTGGTGGCCTGTGTAACTATATTACACTTTATACCgtgtatattgttatattgaCATTAAACCTCTCTTAAATGCTTTATTAATGTGTTTCGATAGAGCATGGGAATCTGCTTCATTGGGGAGAGGAAGTTTGAGGATTTCATCCTTCAGGTTTGGTATTTTATGTCTATTGTTTTCTATGAATGAATCTGTTGTCTGTATTTGAAATGTCTTTTCTATACATGTTGGCAGTATCTGGAGCCTAAACCAGGGAACTTCGTGTCTATAGAAGATGGGAAGGTCATGGGGGAAcacaaaggttaaaaaaaaaaaataataataataattacataatgtctgtaatgtttcaTTATGGTTTCATTGAAATGTGCCTCCTGACAGGCTGGTTTACCTTCACACTGGGACAGAGGGCCAGAATCGGTGGACAGAAAGATCCCTGGTTTGTTGTGGACAAAGACATCAACACTAGTGAAATATTTATAGTGcgtgcaaacattttttttttccaaacgaTATGTCATCAATGTGATTAAATCATTGTTCTAATCGTCCTTTGTCAAACACCTCAGGCGCCCACTACTAACCACCCGGCGCTTTTACGGGACACGCTGAGGACCGACCGCTTCCACTGGATTGCAGAAGAGCCGCCGGCCGAACTGATCAAAACAAAAATGATGGAATGCCACTTCCGCTTCATTCACCAGATGCCTCTGAGTGAGTCTTCAACAGCACGTCCTGAGACAGAAGacacctgtgtgtttgtttggtatTAAGACGTTGTTGTCTTACAGCGCCATGCACCGTGACGCTGAATCAAGATGGATCCGTCTGGGTGGTGGCTTCGCAGCCACTCAGAGCCCTGACGCCTGGCCAGGTATGACTGAGGACTAAGACGTAGACTACCATTCTTTATTTGAAGAATCTAATAAATCACATATGTTTTATCATAAGAACACAAAGTATGTTTCACAAATCAGATTCTTTCAGAAATCAGAATCAGTTGGCATCAGTATAAAATGTGTGAGGCAATTTTTGGCTGGTTAATCTACTTCAATACCATTAAGTCCCTTTTTTACCTACTTAACATaattaaatagatttaaaattgttaattaaatcaaatgtggtgtgtgtgtgtgtgtgtgtgtgtatatgtatatacatacacacacacacacacacacacacacaatacaggccaaaagtttggacacaccttttcattcaatgtgttttctttattttcatgacctttttagttggtagattctcactgaaggcaccaaaactatgaatgaacacacgtggagttatgtacttaacaaaaaaggtgaaataactgaaaacatgttattatacgtgtgtgtgtgtgtaatatatataatcacattacacattatattctagtttcttcaaaaccgccgccctttgctctgattactgctttgaacactcttggcattctctcgatgagcttcaagaggttgtcacctgaaatggttttccaacagtcttgaaggagttcccagaggtgtttagcacttgttggcccctttgctttcactctgcggtccagctcaccccaaaccatctggactgggttcaggtccggtgactgtggaggtcaggtctccactttttgttaagtacataactccacatgtgttcattcatagttttgatgccttcagtgtgtgtgtgcttttgtgtgtgtgtgtgtgtgtgtgtgtgtgtgtgtgtgtgtgtgtgtgtgtgtgtgtgtgagagagaaattaaataattttttctccTGACCATTATGAATCTAAGCCATTTGTCTGTTCGTTTTATTGATGTCTGTGTGTCCCCAGTTTGCGGTTCTCTATAAAGGAGATGAGTGCCTGGGCAGTGGCAAGATCACGAGGCTCGGGCCCAGTGAGCACACTCTTCAGCAGGGCCGAAAGCGTCTCGGTGGAGCCCCACCTGATACGGAGACTCGCAGCCCATAGT
The Denticeps clupeoides chromosome 15, fDenClu1.1, whole genome shotgun sequence DNA segment above includes these coding regions:
- the trmu gene encoding mitochondrial tRNA-specific 2-thiouridylase 1 isoform X1; this translates as MGAVRHVVCAMSGGVDSSVAALLLKRRGYRVTGVFMRNWDSLDEGGVCAAERDCGDAHRVSRSLGVPFHQVSYVKEFWHDVFSRLLQEYQQGRTPNPDIICNKLIKFEHFHKYALNTLGADAVATGHYARTNQEDEDVFRQMHIPRPQTLFRDRFEIRNPVRLFQGADRLKDQTFFLSQIPQDALRRTIFPLAGLTKDFVKKIAAEAGFQHVLKKKESMGICFIGERKFEDFILQYLEPKPGNFVSIEDGKVMGEHKGWFTFTLGQRARIGGQKDPWFVVDKDINTSEIFIAPTTNHPALLRDTLRTDRFHWIAEEPPAELIKTKMMECHFRFIHQMPLTPCTVTLNQDGSVWVVASQPLRALTPGQFAVLYKGDECLGSGKITRLGPSEHTLQQGRKRLGGAPPDTETRSP
- the trmu gene encoding mitochondrial tRNA-specific 2-thiouridylase 1 isoform X2, with translation MRNWDSLDEGGVCAAERDCGDAHRVSRSLGVPFHQVSYVKEFWHDVFSRLLQEYQQGRTPNPDIICNKLIKFEHFHKYALNTLGADAVATGHYARTNQEDEDVFRQMHIPRPQTLFRDRFEIRNPVRLFQGADRLKDQTFFLSQIPQDALRRTIFPLAGLTKDFVKKIAAEAGFQHVLKKKESMGICFIGERKFEDFILQYLEPKPGNFVSIEDGKVMGEHKGWFTFTLGQRARIGGQKDPWFVVDKDINTSEIFIAPTTNHPALLRDTLRTDRFHWIAEEPPAELIKTKMMECHFRFIHQMPLTPCTVTLNQDGSVWVVASQPLRALTPGQFAVLYKGDECLGSGKITRLGPSEHTLQQGRKRLGGAPPDTETRSP